Proteins encoded together in one Chryseobacterium taklimakanense window:
- a CDS encoding HD domain-containing protein, which yields MDEILAKITDFGDQAHGEQLRKYAPDRYMVHPVRVMQKLKSYTDDITILAAALLHDVLEDTPVTRSEMQDFLETLLTAQQAERTAELVVELSDVFVKKDFPNLNRRTRKSKELARLEKTSADSQTIKYSDILDNSLEISDQDPQFARVYLSEVSLVLKKLDKGNPELRKEAIKAVEQSLQKIKRR from the coding sequence ATGGACGAAATCCTGGCAAAAATTACTGATTTTGGCGATCAGGCACATGGCGAACAGCTCCGGAAATACGCGCCGGACCGTTATATGGTTCACCCCGTGCGTGTAATGCAAAAACTAAAAAGTTATACCGACGATATCACGATTCTTGCGGCGGCCCTGCTTCACGATGTTCTGGAAGACACCCCGGTAACGCGCTCCGAAATGCAGGATTTTCTGGAAACTCTGCTCACTGCACAGCAGGCGGAACGCACTGCAGAACTTGTGGTAGAACTGTCTGACGTGTTTGTAAAAAAAGACTTCCCAAACCTGAACAGACGAACCAGAAAAAGCAAAGAACTTGCAAGGCTGGAGAAAACGTCTGCAGACTCGCAAACCATAAAATACTCTGATATTCTGGACAACAGCCTCGAAATCTCCGATCAGGACCCGCAGTTTGCACGCGTTTATTTAAGCGAAGTAAGCTTGGTTCTGAAGAAACTTGACAAAGGAAACCCTGAACTTCGGAAAGAAGCAATAAAAGCGGTAGAGCAGAGCCTTCAAAAAATTAAAAGAAGGTAA